A window of Nomascus leucogenys isolate Asia chromosome X, Asia_NLE_v1, whole genome shotgun sequence contains these coding sequences:
- the AP1S2 gene encoding AP-1 complex subunit sigma-2 isoform X3 gives MQFMLLFSRQGKLRLQKWYVPLSDKEKKKITRELVQTVLARKPKMCSFLEWRDLKIVYKRYASLYFCCAIEDQDNELITLEIIHRYVELLDKYFGSVCELDIIFNFEKAYFILDEFLLGGEVQETSKKNVLKAIEQADLLQESQNEEWGGLSEDIL, from the exons ATGCAGTTTATGTTGCTTTTTAGTCGTCAGGGAAAGCTTCGACTGCAAAAATGGTATGTCCCACTATcagacaaagagaagaaaaagatcaCAAGAGAACTTGTTCAGACTGTTTTAGCACGGAAACCTAAAATGTGCAGCTTCCTTGAGTGGCGAGATCTGAAGATTGTTTACAaaag ATATGCTAGTCTGTATTTTTGCTGTGCTATTGAGGATCAGGACAATGAACTAATTACCCTGGAAATAATTCATCGTTATGTGGAATTACTTGACAAGTATTTCGGCAGT gtcTGTGAACTAGATATCATCTTTAATTTTGAGaaggcttattttattttggatgaGTTTCTTTTGGGAGGGGAAGTTCAGGAAACATCTAAGAAAAATGTCCTTAAAGCAATTGAGCAGGCCGATCTACTGCAGGAG AGCCAGAATGAAGAATGGGGAGGTTTGTCTGAGGATATCTTATGA
- the AP1S2 gene encoding AP-1 complex subunit sigma-2 isoform X2 → MQFMLLFSRQGKLRLQKWYVPLSDKEKKKITRELVQTVLARKPKMCSFLEWRDLKIVYKRYASLYFCCAIEDQDNELITLEIIHRYVELLDKYFGSVCELDIIFNFEKAYFILDEFLLGGEVQETSKKNVLKAIEQADLLQEEAETPRSVLEEIGLT, encoded by the exons ATGCAGTTTATGTTGCTTTTTAGTCGTCAGGGAAAGCTTCGACTGCAAAAATGGTATGTCCCACTATcagacaaagagaagaaaaagatcaCAAGAGAACTTGTTCAGACTGTTTTAGCACGGAAACCTAAAATGTGCAGCTTCCTTGAGTGGCGAGATCTGAAGATTGTTTACAaaag ATATGCTAGTCTGTATTTTTGCTGTGCTATTGAGGATCAGGACAATGAACTAATTACCCTGGAAATAATTCATCGTTATGTGGAATTACTTGACAAGTATTTCGGCAGT gtcTGTGAACTAGATATCATCTTTAATTTTGAGaaggcttattttattttggatgaGTTTCTTTTGGGAGGGGAAGTTCAGGAAACATCTAAGAAAAATGTCCTTAAAGCAATTGAGCAGGCCGATCTACTGCAGGAG